Proteins encoded together in one Gemmatimonadetes bacterium T265 window:
- a CDS encoding cytochrome c yields the protein MTMRRKWQAIPGFLALAAAATVVSAYSGASSSQYRSPEQPVHFPHPRHAGAVNLKDPSHSGLGMNCLYCHYASNKSPDAGMPAVGTCMGCHTVVLGKADSSKKQIAKLTSYWNKRLPVPWVRIHKVPDYVNFPHMRHVNAGVTCQTCHGKIQGQWQVQQAASLNMGWCINCHVNGYRPGEGARLAGAPDSVIQAADKLPVHKARYDCSSCHY from the coding sequence ATGACGATGAGACGGAAGTGGCAGGCCATCCCGGGCTTCCTCGCCCTGGCGGCGGCCGCCACCGTGGTCTCGGCGTACAGCGGCGCATCGTCGTCGCAGTACCGCTCCCCCGAACAGCCCGTCCACTTCCCGCACCCGCGCCACGCGGGCGCGGTGAACCTGAAAGACCCCTCGCACAGCGGGCTGGGGATGAACTGCCTGTATTGCCATTACGCGTCCAACAAGTCGCCGGACGCGGGCATGCCGGCGGTCGGGACGTGCATGGGCTGTCACACCGTTGTCCTCGGCAAGGCGGACAGCTCCAAGAAGCAGATCGCGAAACTCACGTCGTACTGGAACAAGCGGCTGCCCGTGCCGTGGGTCCGCATCCACAAGGTGCCGGACTACGTGAACTTCCCGCACATGCGCCACGTCAACGCGGGAGTGACGTGCCAGACGTGCCACGGCAAGATCCAGGGCCAGTGGCAGGTACAGCAGGCCGCCTCGCTCAACATGGGGTGGTGCATCAACTGCCACGTGAACGGCTACCGGCCGGGCGAGGGCGCGCGACTCGCGGGCGCGCCCGACTCCGTGATCCAGGCCGCCGATAAGCTGCCGGTCCACAAGGCCCGCTACGACTGCTCGTCGTGTCACTACTGA
- the trmJ gene encoding tRNA (cytidine/uridine-2'-O-)-methyltransferase TrmJ yields MPSPLDHVRVVLYEPQKPINIAGTVRAMKNMGVGELRLVRPCAYDANYIEVIAHHTRDIADRIRHFDTLDAALADCVRVAAFTGRRRAAKWPITTPRAAAADLAAHAEHGPVAVLFGREDDGLPADAIDRAGLAVTIPTTAHASLNVAQAVLVALYELHLAAEDATVPLGRSRKHAPPPTAAEFEEFFADTERALSALDFFRTRNPEHVMRGIRSLVFRAEPDARELGLNRAVAFEILRTIERERARAFAAGLAAGRGESAAEHAAARLDPSEAAPR; encoded by the coding sequence ATGCCGTCGCCGCTCGACCACGTCCGCGTCGTCCTCTACGAACCGCAGAAGCCGATCAACATCGCCGGCACCGTCCGGGCGATGAAGAACATGGGCGTCGGCGAGCTCCGGCTCGTCCGTCCCTGCGCGTACGACGCGAACTACATCGAGGTCATCGCGCACCACACGCGCGACATCGCCGACCGCATCCGCCACTTCGACACCCTCGACGCCGCGCTCGCCGACTGCGTGCGCGTCGCCGCGTTCACCGGCCGGCGCCGGGCGGCGAAGTGGCCGATCACCACCCCCCGCGCGGCCGCCGCCGACCTCGCCGCGCACGCGGAGCACGGCCCGGTCGCGGTCCTCTTCGGCCGCGAGGACGACGGGCTCCCCGCCGACGCGATCGACCGCGCCGGGCTCGCGGTCACGATCCCGACCACCGCGCACGCCTCGCTCAACGTCGCGCAGGCCGTCCTCGTCGCGCTCTACGAGCTGCACCTCGCGGCCGAGGACGCGACCGTGCCGTTAGGCCGCTCGCGCAAGCACGCGCCGCCGCCGACCGCCGCGGAGTTCGAGGAGTTCTTCGCCGACACGGAGCGCGCGCTCTCCGCGCTCGACTTCTTCCGCACGCGCAACCCGGAGCACGTCATGCGCGGGATCCGCTCGCTCGTCTTCCGCGCCGAGCCGGACGCGCGCGAACTCGGGTTGAACCGCGCGGTCGCGTTCGAGATCCTGCGCACGATCGAGCGCGAGCGCGCCCGCGCGTTCGCGGCCGGGCTCGCGGCCGGCCGCGGCGAGTCCGCCGCCGAGCACGCCGCCGCGCGCCTCGACCCGTCCGAAGCCGCGCCCCGCTGA
- a CDS encoding aminotransferase class III produces the protein MTATDSAPSWRARAAAAVAADASTGSKRPGALYGASDAPDAPLHYTRAVGCRVDTPDGRTLVDCTSALGAVALGYADPEVTTAVCAAARAGPASGLTSTLEPALAERLAATVPCAERALFLKSGAEATSAAVRLARTATGRDVVLASGYFGWHDWASDAGTRGVPAGARESVVAFARDDVADLARAVDAVGPDRVAAIFVEPVVERLPDPAWIAALRATATRIGAVLAFDEIKTAFRLAPGGYQTLAGVVPDLAVVGKALANGYPLAAVVGRRDVLDAARQTWISSTLASEATALAAAHAVLDRHAAADVCGALASRGRRLRDAVEAARADADVAACDIAGLDAMWFVRFGDGPHARAAAREGAFLRAARDCGVLFKRGAYQYAMLAHDDAAVRLVGEAAAAGFVALRALDASDA, from the coding sequence GTGACCGCGACCGACTCGGCACCGAGCTGGCGTGCGCGCGCCGCGGCGGCGGTCGCGGCCGACGCGAGCACGGGAAGCAAGCGGCCCGGCGCGCTCTACGGGGCGTCGGACGCGCCCGACGCGCCGCTCCACTACACGCGCGCCGTTGGGTGCCGCGTCGACACGCCGGACGGTCGCACACTCGTCGACTGCACGAGCGCGCTCGGCGCTGTCGCGCTCGGCTACGCCGACCCGGAGGTGACGACGGCCGTGTGCGCGGCCGCGCGCGCGGGGCCGGCGAGCGGCCTCACCTCGACGCTCGAACCCGCGCTCGCCGAACGCCTCGCGGCGACCGTCCCGTGCGCCGAGCGCGCGCTGTTCCTGAAGAGCGGCGCGGAGGCGACGAGCGCGGCCGTCCGGCTCGCGCGGACCGCCACGGGTCGCGACGTCGTGCTCGCGAGCGGTTACTTCGGCTGGCACGACTGGGCGAGCGACGCCGGCACGCGCGGCGTGCCCGCGGGCGCGCGGGAGAGCGTCGTCGCTTTCGCGCGCGACGACGTCGCGGACCTCGCGCGCGCGGTCGACGCGGTCGGCCCCGACCGCGTCGCGGCAATCTTCGTCGAGCCCGTCGTCGAGCGCCTGCCCGACCCGGCGTGGATCGCCGCGCTCCGCGCGACCGCGACCCGCATCGGTGCGGTGCTCGCGTTCGACGAGATCAAGACCGCGTTCCGCCTCGCGCCGGGCGGCTATCAGACGCTCGCGGGCGTCGTCCCGGACCTCGCCGTGGTGGGGAAGGCCCTCGCGAACGGGTACCCGCTCGCGGCCGTCGTCGGTCGCCGCGACGTCCTCGACGCCGCGCGGCAGACGTGGATCTCCTCGACGCTCGCGAGCGAGGCGACGGCGCTTGCGGCCGCGCACGCCGTCCTCGACCGGCACGCCGCGGCGGACGTCTGCGGCGCGCTCGCCAGTCGCGGGCGCCGGCTGCGTGACGCGGTCGAGGCCGCGCGCGCCGATGCGGACGTCGCCGCGTGCGACATCGCCGGCCTCGACGCGATGTGGTTCGTTCGCTTCGGGGACGGACCGCACGCCCGCGCGGCCGCGCGCGAGGGTGCGTTCCTGCGAGCCGCGCGCGATTGCGGCGTGCTCTTCAAGCGCGGCGCCTACCAGTACGCGATGCTCGCCCACGACGACGCGGCGGTTCGGCTCGTGGGTGAGGCCGCAGCCGCGGGCTTCGTCGCCCTACGCGCGCTCGACGCTTCGGACGCGTGA